The following coding sequences lie in one Spinacia oleracea cultivar Varoflay chromosome 1, BTI_SOV_V1, whole genome shotgun sequence genomic window:
- the LOC110803220 gene encoding uncharacterized protein, with the protein MAARQDKEMIFLETVHSLAQQQRHCLIECIPLPKDIAKEAPLYFKKAIDEAEDEWSQHNAKKLIDTSQKGLRACIPKNFPYFHVEFGLNKGFVHVIDDETQFKSSFGLNVIRGMLQSQDENMYRRRQNESVDAQKEAVASFVRD; encoded by the exons ATGGCTGCGAGGCAAGACAAAGAAATGATCTTTTTGGAAACAGTGCATTCGTTAGCACAGCAGCAGCGCCATTGCTTAATTGAGTGCATTCCTTTGCCCAAAGACATTGCAAAAGAAGCACCTCTTTATTTTAAAAAG GCAATTGATGAGGCAGAAGACGAGTGGAGTCAGCACAACGCAAAGAAGTTGATTGATACAAGTCAGAAAGGGCTGCGTGCTTGTATCCCCAAGAACTTCCCCTACTTCCATGTAGAATTTGGACTTAACAAGGGATTTGTACATGTAATTGATGACGAAACACAGTTCAAAAGCAGTTTTGGTCTCAATGTGATTAGGGGCATGCTACAGTCACAGGATGAAAATATGTATCGTCGTCGTCAGAACGAGTCTGTTGATGCTCAAAAAGAAGCCGTCGCTTCATTTGTCAGGGACTGA